A single Phoenix dactylifera cultivar Barhee BC4 chromosome 1, palm_55x_up_171113_PBpolish2nd_filt_p, whole genome shotgun sequence DNA region contains:
- the LOC120104492 gene encoding zinc finger BED domain-containing protein RICESLEEPER 1-like, protein MNMLQEQMDPHSLRLKVVGTRNTSDLDIGIKGPARSRRRPSSSSSSSATVRCRLVIVVVVGSSSSARRVQRRDESGGGSSVVVFECYCARVSPLVVVGSSSSALRLFLLMSHSKVGENETVEDLRNEDDRNEDTAENICDNSSRKRSWVWNHFIEEKNSEGSIAKCKYCKKVLSGSTKGGTSHLKRHLENVCKRYQKNSTNQLLLLPSSKDPIKCFKFNQEESRKILAKFIICAELPFRIVEHTVFLDFMRSLQPLFKIMGRKTVKHDCMALYQEERKKLHDVFKNLSSRVSFTTDIWTSNQKIGYISFTAHYIDSDFTLHKKIISFKKLPYPHTSFAIEDAVKKCLVE, encoded by the exons AGGGCCAGCCCGGAGCCGAAGGAGACCGTCgtcatcgtcgtcgtcgtcggctACAGTTCGGTGTCGGCTCgtcatcgtcgtcgtcgtcggctcGTCGTCATCGGCTCGTCGAGTGCAGAGGCGAGACGAGAGCGGGGGAGGCTCGTCGGTGGTGGTTTTCGAGTGCTACTGTGCTAGGGTTTCTCCGCTCGTCGTCGTCGGCTCGTCGTCGTCGGCTCTCAG ATTATTTTTACTAATGTCTCATTCTAAAGTGGGTGAAAATGAGACTGTTGAAGATTTAAGGAATGAGGATGATAGAAATGAAGATACTGCTGAAAATATTTGTGACAATTCTTCTAGAAAAAGATCTTGGGTATGGAATCACTTTATCgaggaaaaaaattctgaagggTCAATAGCTAAGTGCAAATATTGTAAAAAAGTTTTAAGTGGGAGCACTAAAGGAGGAACGAGTCATCTAAAACGTCATCTTGAAAATGTTTGCAAGAGGTATCAAAAGAATTCGACTAATCAGTTGCTCTTACTACCAAGTTCAAAAGATCCGATAAAGTGTTTCAAATTCAATCAAGAAGAGAGTAGAAAAATTCTTGCAAAATTTATCATATGTGCTGAGCTTCCATTTCGTATTGTTGAGCACACTGTTTTTCTGGATTTTATGAGATCTCTTCAGCCATTATTCAAAATTATGGGTCGTAAGACTGTAAAACATGATTGTATGGCTTTGTatcaagaagagaggaaaaaattgcatgatGTATTCAAGAACCTAAGTTCTCGAGTTAGTTTCACTACTGATATTTGGACATCAAATCAGAAAATCGGTTACATTTCTTTCACAGCACATTATATTGATTCTGACTTTACTCTGCATAAGAAGATTATTAGTTTCAAGAAACTTCCATACCCTCACACCAGCTTTGCAATTGAAGATGCTGTAAAAAAATGTCTTGTTGAATGA